From Paenibacillus polymyxa, the proteins below share one genomic window:
- a CDS encoding sensor histidine kinase, translating into MKLFWRDHFSMIIFNIIQLFLVLSIYWMDGYHELSTALYSVFFGISLLLIYLLFRYVIYSGLYRLLSTANIRDLDEIIQMKVLNPLASSLQHLLLQYYQLYQSRIHQLEHQQRDHITFINQWVHQMKTPLSVIHLILKGKIDHESDQIHDEIDRMGKGLDMILYMSRLESFEPDFHVEPVVLRNLVSEVIYDNKRLLIRNEIYPSNGVDEQLSVITDAKWLRFIINQLVINAVKYSSGHAHSLKLISDVRDNGIMLKVQDEGIGIPKKDIERVFEAYYTGENGRKYSESTGMGLYLVSEICKRLNHDIQLKSTVGEGTTVEILFPIHK; encoded by the coding sequence GTGAAGCTTTTTTGGCGTGACCATTTCTCAATGATCATATTCAATATCATTCAGCTTTTTCTTGTGTTAAGCATTTATTGGATGGATGGTTATCATGAACTGTCAACGGCTCTTTATTCCGTATTTTTTGGAATCTCCCTATTGCTAATCTATTTGTTGTTCCGGTACGTCATATATTCTGGTTTATATCGATTATTATCCACTGCAAACATTAGAGATCTAGATGAAATCATTCAGATGAAGGTACTTAATCCGCTTGCCTCTTCATTACAACATTTGCTTTTACAATATTATCAATTGTATCAGTCCCGAATCCATCAGTTAGAGCATCAGCAACGCGATCATATTACGTTTATTAACCAGTGGGTTCACCAGATGAAAACTCCTCTTTCTGTTATCCATTTAATCCTCAAAGGAAAAATAGATCATGAATCTGATCAGATTCACGATGAGATTGATCGAATGGGCAAAGGGCTGGACATGATTTTGTATATGTCGCGACTGGAGTCCTTTGAACCTGACTTTCATGTGGAGCCTGTTGTATTACGAAACCTGGTTAGTGAAGTGATTTATGATAACAAAAGATTATTGATTCGCAACGAAATTTATCCTTCCAATGGAGTGGACGAGCAGTTGAGTGTAATTACCGATGCCAAATGGCTAAGATTTATTATTAATCAATTGGTGATTAATGCGGTAAAGTACTCTTCAGGTCATGCCCACAGTCTGAAATTAATATCTGATGTAAGAGATAATGGAATTATGCTAAAAGTACAAGATGAAGGGATTGGTATCCCTAAAAAAGATATAGAGCGGGTATTTGAAGCTTATTACACAGGTGAAAACGGACGGAAGTATAGTGAATCCACCGGGATGGGGCTTTATTTGGTGTCAGAAATCTGCAAAAGGCTGAATCATGATATTCAACTGAAGTCGACGGTTGGTGAAGGAACGACGGTTGAGATCTTATTTCCAATTCACAAATGA
- a CDS encoding peptide chain release factor 3 — translation MSKTTDILQQEVDKRRTFAIISHPDAGKTTLTEKLLLFGGAIRLAGTVKARKASKHATSDWMEIEKQRGISVTSSVMQFDYNGHRVNILDTPGHQDFSEDTYRTLTAADSAVMLIDVAKGVEAQTIKLFQVCAKRGIPIFTFINKLDREGRSPFDLMEELEQVLGIRSVPMNWPIGTGRDLCGVYDRVKNQVELFQGDDHSTIKVQKVEGYNDPIIREMAGEYLHDQLCQDLELLDVAGDPFDMEKVQRGELTPIFFGSAINNFGVQTFLENFLQLAPKPEPRRSTVGEIQPTNEKFTGYVFKIQANMNPAHRDRIAFLRIVSGKFQRGMSVKHVRMGKEIKLSQPQQFLAQDRDIVEEAFPGDIIGLFDPGIFRIGDSLSQGGEVVFDELPTFSPEIFAKVTVKNALKHKQYLKGIDQLTEEGMIQVFRTVSFDDTLLGVVGQLQFEVFEYRMKGEYGVDVQLQRMPFQFARWIVDEQIDPSKFRINSTLVKDKKGNYVALFENEYAMRTAIEKNPTAKFLEMAP, via the coding sequence ATGAGTAAAACAACAGATATACTTCAACAGGAAGTCGACAAACGGCGTACGTTTGCGATTATTTCTCACCCGGATGCGGGTAAAACGACACTGACGGAAAAGTTGCTGCTGTTCGGGGGCGCTATTCGTCTTGCAGGTACAGTCAAAGCTCGTAAAGCCAGCAAGCATGCGACGAGTGACTGGATGGAGATTGAAAAACAGCGGGGGATTTCGGTAACATCCTCAGTAATGCAATTTGATTATAATGGGCATCGTGTTAATATTCTGGATACCCCGGGTCACCAGGATTTTAGTGAAGACACGTACCGCACATTAACAGCTGCAGATAGTGCGGTCATGCTGATTGACGTAGCGAAAGGTGTGGAAGCGCAAACGATCAAGCTGTTCCAGGTTTGTGCGAAGCGCGGAATACCGATATTCACCTTCATTAATAAGCTGGACCGTGAGGGTCGCAGTCCCTTTGATCTGATGGAGGAGCTGGAACAGGTGCTTGGTATCCGTTCGGTGCCGATGAACTGGCCAATTGGTACTGGGCGTGATCTGTGCGGTGTTTATGATCGTGTCAAAAATCAGGTTGAGTTGTTTCAGGGAGATGACCATTCCACGATCAAGGTACAAAAAGTGGAAGGTTACAATGATCCGATTATTCGCGAGATGGCGGGCGAATATTTGCACGACCAATTATGCCAGGATTTAGAGTTGCTTGATGTCGCAGGTGACCCTTTTGATATGGAAAAAGTACAGCGTGGAGAATTGACGCCTATATTCTTTGGCAGTGCGATTAACAATTTTGGCGTGCAAACATTTTTGGAAAACTTCCTCCAGCTTGCGCCTAAGCCAGAACCGCGCCGCAGTACAGTTGGGGAAATTCAGCCAACGAACGAGAAGTTTACTGGCTATGTATTTAAAATTCAGGCCAATATGAACCCGGCTCACCGTGACCGTATTGCATTTTTGCGTATTGTGTCTGGTAAGTTCCAACGCGGGATGAGTGTTAAACATGTTCGAATGGGTAAGGAGATTAAGCTGTCCCAACCACAGCAGTTCTTGGCACAGGACCGTGATATTGTCGAAGAAGCATTCCCTGGGGATATTATAGGCTTGTTTGACCCAGGTATTTTCCGCATTGGCGATTCACTGAGTCAAGGTGGCGAGGTTGTATTTGATGAACTGCCAACCTTTTCACCTGAGATTTTTGCCAAGGTTACTGTAAAGAATGCTTTAAAGCACAAGCAGTATCTGAAAGGTATCGACCAGTTGACTGAAGAAGGTATGATTCAGGTGTTCCGTACGGTAAGCTTCGATGATACGCTTCTAGGCGTAGTCGGCCAACTGCAATTTGAAGTATTTGAATACCGCATGAAGGGTGAATATGGGGTAGATGTACAGCTTCAGCGTATGCCGTTCCAATTTGCTCGCTGGATTGTGGATGAGCAGATTGATCCGAGCAAGTTCCGTATCAACTCTACGCTGGTGAAAGATAAGAAAGGCAATTATGTCGCCTTGTTCGAAAATGAGTATGCCATGCGTACGGCTATAGAAAAAAATCCGACTGCTAAGTTTTTGGAAATGGCTCCATAA
- a CDS encoding ABC transporter permease, whose amino-acid sequence MHMSFRLLAWNNLKRNARAYVPYYLSSSLMITIFFVYAVFIFHPDVSNVITAANVKKGLQVADLLIFVFSFFFVLYTNNIFVAARKKEFGILTILGASHRQICFLVAFENLIIGFLSLVTGMIGGFVSAKFFLLMGSNVIGMYLRFYFPWKALAFTGIGFMFLFILISLVSVFFIRRFKLQQLFSKAPQLNKEPKAFWSLSILAIVFIGAAVCLMKLDFSPYIYLAPYRLGTLSFYILHYSVGDTFKYTIIMGSLGIYLFYNQSCVLFIQLLRANRKWSWSGSRLLWLSEITYKMRNNAGLFSLITLISIISCVGAASTFDSMQQQKRFLREQSYSFAFTSDVVSSNELEKEIDQNLYTAGVDYGKGEVLVFPFREQVALVMKQSNYEALASKFKKLKQVPTLRENQGFFLFDPNGMSFEEKKTFFEKKLTYKQGKSHMMNLQIMDTKIIDHNLKFDGNIVSELGSLLVVSDRTYDYLIEHRYFNDPLAYKSIYYFVPKWKNGQLSLETSETQQEVWLYSVLANKVNKGVLNSRAVDYLTSEMDLVISEFIGGFIAIIMLASTVSLLYFRLYVDLQRDEEIYRALSKIGLNSREMRQAASRQIAFLFLLPLVVSSIGIVLCLVMSEPSGIYGLPVHLTLIQIMLCFWSIQFLSFLIVRSLYLRQLDLKML is encoded by the coding sequence ATGCACATGAGCTTTCGTCTGTTAGCATGGAATAATCTCAAACGCAATGCGCGTGCTTACGTTCCTTATTATTTAAGCAGCTCCTTGATGATTACGATTTTTTTCGTATATGCGGTATTTATTTTTCACCCGGATGTCTCGAATGTAATCACAGCAGCTAATGTAAAAAAGGGATTACAGGTTGCGGATCTGTTGATTTTTGTATTTTCCTTTTTTTTCGTATTATACACAAATAATATCTTTGTTGCTGCACGTAAGAAAGAATTTGGTATACTCACCATTTTAGGAGCAAGTCATAGGCAAATTTGTTTTTTGGTAGCTTTTGAAAATCTAATTATAGGCTTTTTATCATTGGTGACCGGGATGATCGGAGGATTTGTTTCAGCGAAGTTTTTCCTGCTTATGGGTTCCAATGTCATAGGAATGTATTTAAGATTTTATTTTCCCTGGAAGGCACTGGCTTTTACAGGAATCGGCTTTATGTTTTTGTTTATATTGATCTCACTTGTGTCTGTTTTCTTTATCCGACGTTTTAAACTACAGCAGCTTTTTAGCAAGGCTCCTCAGCTCAACAAAGAACCTAAAGCTTTTTGGAGTCTGTCCATTCTTGCCATAGTATTCATAGGAGCAGCTGTATGTTTAATGAAGCTTGATTTTTCACCATACATTTATCTGGCACCGTATCGTTTAGGGACCCTTTCTTTTTATATATTGCACTATTCGGTCGGAGACACCTTTAAATATACAATTATAATGGGATCTCTGGGTATTTACTTATTTTATAATCAATCATGTGTACTATTCATCCAATTGCTTAGAGCTAACAGGAAATGGTCTTGGAGCGGATCGCGTTTGTTATGGTTATCTGAGATCACATATAAAATGCGAAATAATGCCGGGCTTTTTTCATTGATTACCCTCATTTCTATCATTTCCTGTGTAGGAGCAGCGTCAACCTTTGACTCCATGCAGCAGCAAAAAAGATTTCTTAGGGAGCAGTCTTATTCATTCGCATTTACATCTGATGTTGTAAGTTCTAACGAGCTTGAAAAAGAGATTGACCAAAATCTGTATACGGCTGGGGTAGATTATGGGAAAGGTGAAGTGTTAGTCTTCCCCTTTCGGGAACAGGTCGCGCTAGTGATGAAACAATCCAACTATGAAGCACTTGCTTCCAAGTTTAAGAAGCTGAAACAGGTACCTACGCTTCGGGAGAATCAAGGTTTTTTCCTTTTCGATCCAAACGGGATGTCTTTCGAAGAAAAGAAAACCTTTTTTGAAAAAAAGCTAACTTACAAGCAAGGGAAATCTCATATGATGAATCTTCAGATTATGGATACTAAGATAATAGATCATAACCTGAAGTTTGATGGAAATATCGTCTCTGAACTAGGAAGCTTACTTGTTGTCTCTGATCGAACTTACGACTATTTAATTGAACATCGGTATTTCAATGATCCGTTGGCATATAAATCTATTTATTATTTTGTGCCCAAATGGAAGAATGGCCAGCTTTCCTTAGAAACTTCTGAAACTCAACAAGAGGTATGGTTGTATTCTGTGTTGGCCAACAAGGTGAATAAAGGAGTGCTTAACTCTAGGGCCGTAGACTATTTGACATCGGAAATGGATCTGGTTATTAGTGAATTTATTGGTGGATTTATCGCCATTATTATGTTGGCGAGCACGGTAAGCCTGCTGTATTTCAGATTGTATGTAGATCTTCAGCGGGATGAGGAAATATACCGAGCTTTATCGAAAATTGGACTAAACTCAAGGGAAATGAGACAAGCTGCCTCCAGACAAATTGCATTTCTGTTTCTTCTGCCATTAGTCGTATCATCTATAGGAATAGTGCTTTGTTTAGTGATGTCAGAACCGTCTGGAATATATGGATTACCCGTTCATCTTACGCTGATTCAGATTATGCTGTGCTTCTGGTCCATCCAGTTTCTTTCCTTTCTTATTGTACGTTCCCTGTATCTTCGTCAATTGGATTTAAAGATGCTGTAA
- a CDS encoding response regulator transcription factor, which translates to MHKILIVEDDPQISSLLQSYLEKYGYEGVIVSNFDQVLSTFQEVKPDLVILDVNLPRFDGFYWCRQIRTQSTCPILFVSARDDKMDQVIALQNGADDYITKPFHPEVLLAKIESNLRRAYGLYAGVQKSRSITVSGLNLYPDTMELMFHDKQVEMSHKETALLELLMTYPKQVVGRVHLLEALWDDYQYVGENTLNVYVTRVRKKLSELGLEDIIETVRGAGYRLHLTEEEEQ; encoded by the coding sequence ATGCATAAAATATTAATCGTAGAGGATGATCCTCAAATTAGCTCCTTACTTCAATCCTATCTTGAAAAGTATGGTTATGAAGGAGTTATCGTTTCAAATTTTGATCAGGTATTGAGTACTTTTCAGGAAGTAAAGCCTGATTTGGTCATATTGGATGTGAATTTACCTCGTTTTGATGGATTTTATTGGTGCAGACAAATTCGCACCCAATCTACTTGCCCTATCCTTTTTGTGTCCGCGCGGGATGATAAGATGGATCAGGTCATTGCTTTGCAGAACGGGGCGGATGATTACATTACTAAACCGTTTCATCCCGAAGTACTGTTAGCCAAAATAGAAAGTAATCTGCGACGTGCCTATGGTTTATATGCAGGTGTCCAAAAATCACGCTCCATAACAGTGTCAGGCTTGAATTTATACCCTGATACTATGGAGCTTATGTTTCATGACAAGCAGGTAGAGATGAGTCATAAAGAAACGGCCCTGCTGGAGCTACTGATGACATATCCCAAGCAGGTTGTAGGGAGAGTTCATCTCTTAGAGGCTTTATGGGATGATTACCAATATGTAGGAGAAAACACGCTGAATGTTTATGTTACGCGTGTCCGCAAAAAGCTGAGCGAACTGGGGTTGGAGGATATTATAGAAACGGTTAGGGGAGCTGGATACCGGCTGCACTTGACTGAGGAGGAAGAACAGTGA
- a CDS encoding TrmH family RNA methyltransferase, producing the protein MEIISPNNARVKEWSQLLEKKHRTRQHKYIVEGIHLVQEALRSNAAVESVAYDLDKGIPAELNGLDSADQPVEWIPVSAAVIAKCTDTKTPQSVFAIVRKQEQSAFAALLEQPDALVMVLDGVQDPGNVGTIIRSADAAGAAGVILGHGCADLYNPKTIRSTMGSLFHLPVIEGSLEELLPQAKSKGARLLSTSLDASLSCYAVDLRVSTWLVIGNEGQGISAATASMVDESVFIPMQGQAESLNAAMASTVLLFEAMRQRS; encoded by the coding sequence ATGGAAATCATTTCACCGAATAATGCGCGTGTAAAAGAATGGTCGCAATTGCTGGAGAAAAAGCATCGTACACGGCAGCATAAATATATTGTTGAGGGTATTCATCTAGTGCAGGAAGCGTTGCGTTCGAACGCGGCAGTAGAAAGCGTCGCCTATGATTTGGACAAGGGGATTCCTGCCGAGCTGAATGGTCTGGATTCAGCCGACCAGCCGGTGGAATGGATTCCCGTGTCGGCGGCGGTCATTGCCAAATGCACCGATACCAAGACGCCGCAGTCTGTCTTTGCTATCGTGCGTAAGCAGGAGCAGAGCGCATTCGCAGCATTACTTGAGCAGCCAGATGCGCTGGTGATGGTGCTGGACGGGGTACAGGACCCCGGCAATGTAGGCACCATTATCCGCAGCGCGGACGCTGCTGGAGCCGCAGGCGTTATATTGGGTCATGGCTGCGCCGACCTGTACAACCCCAAAACGATCCGTTCCACGATGGGATCGTTATTTCATCTGCCAGTGATCGAAGGCAGTCTGGAAGAGCTTTTGCCGCAGGCCAAAAGCAAAGGTGCCCGCTTGCTCAGCACCTCGCTCGATGCAAGCTTGTCATGCTATGCCGTGGATTTGCGTGTATCCACCTGGCTCGTGATTGGCAACGAGGGCCAGGGTATTTCTGCTGCTACCGCAAGTATGGTGGATGAATCAGTATTCATTCCAATGCAGGGACAAGCGGAATCACTGAATGCAGCCATGGCCTCTACGGTGTTATTATTCGAGGCGATGAGACAGCGAAGCTAA
- a CDS encoding sigma-70 family RNA polymerase sigma factor has product MQSESMYHVLTKMIEGDQQAFHTLYDATYKDVYRTVSFLVDHPQDREDIMNEIYMQMWTSLPNYDPSRPFHFWLHGLVIRQVQRFRVKSWRRFRIFERIRVFSREEHHWDQPTLRTDGTDPEISRAMHKLTDKQRTVIILRFYHDYTLEEIATLLDIPLGTVKSRYHAGLQSLRKQLGNLPLERMDKNNAY; this is encoded by the coding sequence ATGCAAAGTGAATCTATGTACCACGTGCTCACAAAAATGATCGAAGGAGATCAGCAGGCGTTTCATACGTTGTATGATGCCACTTACAAGGATGTTTACCGGACCGTCTCTTTTCTGGTGGATCATCCGCAGGATCGCGAAGATATTATGAATGAGATCTACATGCAAATGTGGACCTCGCTTCCCAACTACGATCCGAGTCGTCCTTTCCACTTCTGGCTGCACGGCTTGGTCATCCGACAAGTGCAAAGATTCCGGGTGAAAAGCTGGAGGAGATTCCGAATTTTCGAACGCATCCGTGTCTTTTCTCGGGAAGAGCATCACTGGGATCAGCCCACGTTGAGGACGGATGGGACAGACCCCGAGATATCGAGGGCCATGCACAAGCTGACCGATAAACAGCGAACGGTGATCATCCTCCGCTTTTATCACGATTATACGCTGGAGGAGATTGCGACATTACTCGATATTCCGCTGGGTACAGTCAAGTCCAGATATCATGCCGGTCTGCAGTCGCTTCGAAAACAATTGGGAAATCTCCCGTTGGAAAGGATGGATAAAAACAATGCCTATTGA
- a CDS encoding helix-turn-helix domain-containing protein, whose protein sequence is MGSVPTVHISELRLKEAKHVFKSTEWSMSDISEELRLENSSSFTGWFVNWEGISPQKYRILNKR, encoded by the coding sequence ATGGGGTCAGTCCCAACAGTACACATATCTGAACTTCGATTGAAAGAGGCGAAACATGTATTCAAGTCAACAGAGTGGTCCATGTCTGATATTAGTGAAGAATTGCGATTAGAGAATTCATCGTCGTTTACAGGGTGGTTTGTGAACTGGGAGGGAATATCTCCGCAAAAATATAGAATTCTTAATAAGAGATAA
- a CDS encoding TolC family protein produces MKKSLFILLLLALSASSLSESFVQAEEAQQQVTKASVKLTLSQAQQWARSNSFSLKEAQQAIDRNRINLKNAGKNLDFIPAGTGNGEEDAASSSAWKGYASSTVSYLESKKQIELAQDQTDYAAMKNYYDVLLADNKVKSSEDALSLALLEEKAAEAKANRGKISPGDQSTIIQTRIEAQKNVDIAKTALRKAIDSLNTQMGQPQGTVYELVDRPVYPKIDNTNLDTLVTRAISASPSVWRQEEAVKLAKMEVKYYTWNSGTDDYEIKQIDVDSAEGGLENTKDQLAETLKSMYFNLQQNVEQYEQMQSNLQNVNKVLDISRKKKERGFATGTEVATNQLKVKQIERNMDELIVQMTLLQHALNKPWSV; encoded by the coding sequence ATGAAAAAAAGTTTGTTCATTTTATTGCTGCTCGCCTTGTCGGCCAGTTCTTTATCAGAGTCCTTTGTTCAAGCAGAGGAGGCGCAGCAGCAGGTTACCAAAGCGAGCGTGAAACTAACACTGAGCCAAGCCCAGCAATGGGCGCGGTCTAATAGCTTTAGCTTGAAGGAGGCCCAGCAAGCGATAGATCGTAACCGGATTAACCTAAAAAATGCTGGTAAGAATCTGGATTTTATTCCGGCAGGTACAGGCAACGGTGAAGAGGATGCGGCTAGTAGTTCAGCCTGGAAGGGGTATGCTTCATCGACGGTTTCTTATCTGGAATCCAAGAAGCAAATTGAACTTGCCCAAGATCAGACAGACTACGCTGCAATGAAAAACTATTACGATGTACTTTTGGCTGATAACAAAGTGAAGAGTAGTGAGGATGCACTTTCGCTCGCGTTATTAGAGGAAAAGGCTGCTGAAGCGAAGGCCAACCGTGGAAAAATTTCTCCAGGTGATCAAAGTACGATTATTCAGACTCGTATAGAGGCTCAAAAGAATGTAGACATTGCAAAGACTGCATTGCGAAAAGCGATAGATTCATTAAATACGCAAATGGGTCAACCTCAAGGTACGGTATATGAACTGGTTGATCGCCCTGTTTACCCCAAAATAGACAACACGAATTTGGATACGTTGGTGACGCGTGCAATCTCGGCGAGTCCTTCGGTGTGGAGACAGGAGGAAGCTGTCAAGCTGGCCAAGATGGAAGTTAAATATTACACATGGAACTCAGGAACTGATGATTATGAAATTAAGCAGATTGATGTAGATTCAGCAGAAGGCGGACTGGAAAATACCAAGGATCAACTGGCAGAAACCTTGAAGAGCATGTACTTTAACTTACAGCAAAATGTTGAACAATACGAGCAAATGCAAAGTAATCTACAGAACGTCAATAAAGTGTTGGACATTTCTCGTAAAAAAAAGGAACGTGGTTTTGCTACAGGTACGGAAGTCGCCACGAATCAATTAAAAGTGAAGCAAATCGAACGGAATATGGATGAACTGATTGTTCAAATGACGTTGCTGCAACATGCTTTGAACAAGCCGTGGAGCGTATAG
- a CDS encoding small acid-soluble spore protein SspI has translation MPITMDLRQAIVHKVHGKSEADLTDMIIGSVDGPEAALPGLGVILEIAWKHMSPNQQHDFVHLAHEQIDKIKPVPLT, from the coding sequence ATGCCCATTACAATGGATTTACGACAAGCGATTGTTCACAAAGTTCACGGCAAATCAGAGGCTGATCTTACGGATATGATTATTGGGTCAGTGGATGGACCGGAAGCCGCTTTGCCTGGATTGGGTGTCATTCTTGAAATCGCATGGAAGCATATGAGTCCAAACCAGCAGCATGACTTCGTCCATTTGGCACATGAACAAATCGATAAAATCAAACCCGTGCCCTTAACCTAG
- a CDS encoding ABC transporter ATP-binding protein gives MEIVRMDQVTKIYYGKVPHRALNNIQLTIRQGEFVGIMGPSGSGKTTLLNMISTIDMPTSGEVSIKGENPHLLKKDKLALFRRKELGLVFQDYNLLETLTLGENILFPLMLHKKGLKEMEHKLEEVAKKLEITDVLDKRPYEVSGGQKQRAAIGRAMIHSPSLLLADEPTGNLDSKSSRIVMEMLSVVHRVDYSTIVLVTHGALEASYCDRVIFIKDGELYNEIRRSHSQQIFFQEIIDMLSFLGGSRHAHELSSVSME, from the coding sequence ATGGAGATTGTACGAATGGATCAAGTCACCAAAATATACTATGGTAAGGTTCCACATCGAGCTCTCAACAATATCCAGTTAACGATTCGACAAGGTGAGTTTGTCGGTATTATGGGTCCGTCTGGTAGTGGGAAGACAACATTATTAAATATGATTTCGACTATTGATATGCCGACTTCTGGCGAGGTTAGCATTAAGGGGGAAAATCCCCATCTGCTCAAGAAGGATAAGCTGGCTTTATTTCGCCGCAAAGAACTGGGGCTTGTATTTCAAGATTATAATTTGCTGGAAACCCTCACTTTGGGAGAGAACATACTGTTTCCTCTGATGCTGCATAAAAAAGGTCTAAAGGAAATGGAGCACAAACTGGAAGAGGTAGCGAAAAAACTGGAAATTACAGATGTTTTGGACAAACGACCATATGAGGTGTCAGGGGGACAAAAGCAACGGGCAGCCATAGGCAGAGCTATGATTCACTCTCCTTCGCTCCTGCTTGCAGATGAACCAACTGGAAATCTCGATTCTAAGTCTTCGCGTATTGTAATGGAAATGCTGAGCGTTGTTCACCGTGTAGACTATTCTACAATTGTGCTGGTAACACACGGCGCCTTGGAAGCTAGCTATTGCGACCGGGTAATTTTTATTAAAGATGGTGAGTTATATAATGAAATCCGTCGTAGTCATAGTCAGCAAATATTTTTTCAGGAAATCATAGATATGCTCTCCTTTTTGGGGGGAAGTAGACATGCACATGAGCTTTCGTCTGTTAGCATGGAATAA
- a CDS encoding potassium channel family protein, whose translation MAKKQYAVIGMGRFGSSVASALSEMGFDVLAIDSDEQRTQEMSNIVTHAVSADSTDEEALRALGIRNFDVIVVAIGEDIQASILTTLILKDMGVPALVVKAQNELHGKVLQKIGADKVVYPERDMGLRVAHHLTSPNILDYIELSKDYSILEMRAADSMIGKNLKELDIRARFGCNVMAIRRNQEMNISPYAEDRLEAGDVLVIVGHKDDLTKLELAFAA comes from the coding sequence ATGGCGAAAAAACAGTATGCGGTCATTGGCATGGGGCGCTTTGGGTCCAGTGTTGCCAGCGCGCTGAGTGAGATGGGTTTTGATGTGTTGGCTATCGACTCGGACGAGCAGCGTACACAGGAAATGTCGAATATTGTGACGCATGCGGTGTCTGCCGATTCGACGGATGAGGAAGCACTGCGAGCACTGGGTATCCGCAATTTTGACGTAATTGTAGTCGCAATTGGTGAAGATATACAAGCCAGCATTCTAACAACATTGATTCTCAAGGACATGGGTGTGCCCGCTCTTGTGGTCAAAGCACAAAATGAACTACACGGGAAAGTGCTGCAAAAAATAGGTGCGGATAAAGTGGTTTATCCTGAACGGGATATGGGACTGAGGGTAGCCCATCATCTAACATCTCCCAATATTCTGGATTATATCGAGCTGTCCAAGGACTACAGTATTTTGGAGATGCGAGCCGCTGATTCCATGATCGGCAAAAATCTGAAGGAGCTAGACATACGTGCACGCTTCGGCTGCAATGTAATGGCGATTCGCAGAAACCAGGAGATGAACATTTCACCTTATGCTGAGGATCGTCTTGAAGCGGGTGATGTGCTGGTCATTGTGGGTCACAAGGACGATCTAACCAAGCTGGAGCTGGCTTTTGCAGCTTAG